In Brevibacterium zhoupengii, the following are encoded in one genomic region:
- the topA gene encoding type I DNA topoisomerase — translation MTTTEKQPRRLVIVESPTKARTIVGYLGEGYDVEASVGHIRDLPTPSELPADMKKGPYGKFAVDVDNDFDPYYRVDPGKKKKVTELKRLLKDADELYLATDEDREGEAIAWHLLEVLKPKIPVKRMVFHEITPEAIERALENTREIDVALVDAQETRRILDRLYGYEISPVLWRKIRAGLSAGRVQSVATRLVVERERERMAFVSADYWDLDVDLGLPDGTSPFAANLATLDGARVASGRDFNDKGELKNSAATVVDQARAEALATELNGTAKDALTVTAVESKPYSRKPAAPFTTSTLQQEAGRKLRMSARQAMRTAQSLYEHGYITYMRTDSSALSGQAISAARKQVTELYGPEFVPQSPRTYSGKQKSAQEAHEAIRPSGDSFRTPAQVSKSLSGDEFRLYDLIWKRTVASQMADAKGKTATIKVRADLADGHEAGFSASGTVITFRGFLAAYEEGTDAGRYDTKSGESRLPQVDEGQSLSVVKAEADGHTTAPPPRFTEASLVKQLEELGIGRPSTYAATISVIQDRGYVTSRGNALVPSWLAFSVVRLLEEHFTGLVDYAFTADLESELDRIAMGEEDRKAWLARFYFGDKSQDREGLKEVVDDLGDIDAREVNTVRISEGVNLRVGRYGPYLEVPASEEGADPKRVSVPEDLAPDELTAAKAAELIESQGDGDRELGVDPETGHTIVAKNGRFGPYVSEVLPEPEEKPKRGAKKPKPRTGSLFKSMDLNSIDLETALTLLSLPRVVGQDEEGTDITAQNGRYGPYLKKGTDSRSLTEEDQIFNITLDEALKIYAQPKQRGGRQAAAPLKELGEDPISKKPVVVKDGRFGPYVTDGEFNATLRKDDTVESMNIGRAAELLAEKRAKGPAKKKAPAKKAPAKKAPAKKSTAAKTSTAKKTTAKTAAKSTTASKSTAAKSTATKSTTAKKTTAKSTTAAKKTTTAKPKTP, via the coding sequence GTGACCACAACCGAGAAGCAGCCCCGCCGTCTCGTCATCGTCGAGTCTCCGACGAAGGCGCGAACGATCGTTGGGTACCTCGGAGAGGGTTACGACGTTGAGGCGTCGGTCGGCCACATCCGCGACCTTCCCACCCCGTCCGAGCTCCCGGCAGACATGAAGAAGGGACCGTACGGCAAGTTCGCCGTCGACGTCGACAACGACTTCGATCCCTACTACCGGGTCGACCCCGGCAAGAAGAAGAAGGTCACCGAACTCAAGCGCCTCCTCAAGGACGCCGACGAACTCTATCTCGCAACAGATGAGGACCGGGAAGGTGAGGCCATCGCCTGGCACCTTCTCGAAGTCCTCAAGCCGAAGATCCCCGTCAAGCGCATGGTCTTCCATGAGATCACCCCCGAGGCCATCGAACGGGCCCTGGAGAACACTCGCGAGATTGACGTCGCACTCGTCGACGCCCAGGAGACCCGCCGCATCCTCGACCGCCTCTACGGCTACGAGATATCGCCCGTCCTGTGGCGCAAGATCCGCGCCGGCCTCTCCGCCGGTCGTGTCCAGTCGGTGGCAACCCGTCTTGTCGTCGAACGCGAACGCGAACGCATGGCGTTCGTCTCCGCCGACTACTGGGACCTCGATGTCGACCTGGGGCTGCCCGACGGCACCAGTCCGTTCGCCGCGAACCTTGCGACCCTCGACGGTGCCCGCGTGGCCTCCGGCCGTGACTTCAACGACAAGGGCGAGCTGAAGAACTCAGCGGCCACCGTCGTCGATCAGGCCAGGGCCGAAGCGCTGGCCACAGAGCTCAACGGCACCGCGAAGGACGCGCTGACGGTCACGGCCGTCGAGTCGAAGCCGTATTCGCGCAAGCCTGCGGCACCGTTCACGACCTCGACGCTGCAGCAGGAAGCCGGTCGTAAGCTGCGCATGAGTGCGCGTCAGGCCATGCGCACGGCTCAGTCGTTGTACGAACACGGTTACATCACCTATATGCGTACCGACTCCTCGGCACTGTCGGGCCAGGCGATCTCCGCGGCACGGAAGCAGGTGACCGAACTCTACGGTCCCGAGTTCGTTCCGCAGTCGCCTCGCACCTACTCGGGGAAGCAGAAGTCGGCGCAGGAGGCTCACGAGGCGATCCGTCCCTCCGGCGACTCCTTCCGCACCCCGGCTCAGGTATCGAAGTCACTCAGCGGCGACGAGTTCCGTCTCTATGACCTGATCTGGAAGCGCACCGTCGCCAGCCAGATGGCCGACGCGAAGGGCAAGACCGCGACCATCAAGGTCCGTGCCGACCTCGCCGATGGCCACGAAGCCGGCTTCAGCGCCAGCGGCACCGTCATCACCTTCCGCGGATTCCTCGCCGCCTACGAAGAGGGCACCGACGCCGGACGCTATGACACGAAGTCCGGCGAATCACGCCTGCCTCAGGTCGACGAAGGACAGTCGCTGTCCGTGGTCAAGGCCGAAGCCGACGGTCACACGACGGCCCCGCCGCCGCGCTTCACAGAAGCCAGCCTGGTCAAGCAGCTCGAAGAGCTCGGCATCGGCCGACCTTCGACCTACGCGGCCACCATCTCCGTCATCCAGGACCGCGGCTACGTGACCTCCCGAGGCAATGCGCTGGTGCCCAGCTGGTTGGCGTTCTCTGTCGTGCGTCTCCTCGAGGAGCACTTCACCGGGCTCGTCGACTACGCGTTCACCGCCGATCTGGAATCCGAACTCGACCGCATCGCCATGGGCGAAGAGGATCGCAAGGCCTGGCTGGCCCGCTTCTACTTCGGCGACAAGTCTCAAGATCGCGAAGGACTCAAGGAAGTCGTCGATGACCTCGGCGACATCGATGCCCGCGAGGTCAACACCGTTCGCATCAGCGAAGGCGTGAACCTGCGCGTCGGCCGCTACGGTCCTTACCTCGAGGTCCCGGCCTCCGAAGAGGGCGCGGACCCGAAGCGCGTATCTGTGCCTGAGGACTTGGCCCCGGACGAACTGACCGCGGCGAAGGCCGCTGAACTCATCGAATCCCAGGGCGACGGTGACCGTGAACTGGGAGTCGATCCTGAGACCGGACACACGATTGTGGCGAAGAACGGGCGTTTCGGCCCGTACGTCTCCGAGGTTCTGCCTGAGCCTGAAGAGAAGCCCAAGCGTGGGGCCAAGAAGCCGAAGCCGCGCACCGGCTCCCTGTTCAAGTCCATGGACCTGAACTCGATCGACCTCGAGACGGCACTGACTCTGCTCAGTCTGCCCCGCGTCGTCGGACAGGACGAAGAGGGCACCGACATCACCGCTCAGAACGGCCGCTATGGTCCGTACCTGAAGAAGGGCACTGACTCACGGTCGCTGACCGAGGAAGATCAGATCTTCAACATCACCCTCGACGAGGCGCTGAAGATCTACGCTCAGCCCAAGCAGCGAGGTGGGCGTCAGGCAGCGGCACCGCTGAAGGAATTGGGTGAGGACCCCATTTCGAAGAAGCCGGTCGTCGTCAAGGACGGTCGCTTCGGCCCCTACGTCACCGATGGTGAGTTCAATGCCACGCTGCGCAAGGACGATACCGTCGAGTCGATGAACATCGGCCGTGCCGCCGAGCTCCTGGCGGAGAAGCGTGCGAAGGGACCGGCCAAGAAGAAGGCGCCAGCTAAGAAAGCTCCTGCGAAGAAGGCTCCTGCGAAGAAGTCGACAGCTGCCAAGACGAGCACCGCCAAGAAGACCACGGCGAAGACTGCGGCTAAGTCAACGACTGCGTCGAAGTCGACTGCTGCGAAATCTACGGCGACCAAGTCAACGACAGCGAAGAAGACTACTGCTAAGTCGACGACCGCTGCGAAGAAGACCACGACTGCCAAGCCAAAGACTCCCTGA
- the tmk gene encoding dTMP kinase produces the protein MLTTTGHRLPGAPGRLVAETAAWGALIVLVAISYVVAGTSGFFATIGGRAFTAMADSLAAGGFDNQLGSLSLLIVFVLAGAGLFIPQKILASKGPAVRKLALSIAAVVEAGLLIVLSLAPSAWLTWVTALFLGAVVGLLMSINPFTNEKPWRRVGIPAALLVFVSFSFQIIGGSAAGTQALGWTSLLVGIAMAVGAVIIFLTPERALHAESATTGAFPSTKARVARPAATIKMPWVCIALFAVLGTTFILAQPTAVAHSFGQAGFAFMLASCLVGWAIGFEMGPTFAPGMSRPRVSAFALTVSGILLIATGAINELSGKVVLAAVIAFLVGIGVRSQPYDFSRRIGAVGGAVVALILNAIDFGITIPVGSAMDWMLTPSDVAFAIMGLAALVAGIIGLFIFDPHGLQGLSVDIVHGFRPPSSAENGANDGIGNSAERLGAGFFIAIEGGDGSGKSTQIKRVSQILADEGHSVEATREPGGTELGRQIRSVLFDSEPPSPRTEALLFAADRAHHVASLVDPSLDSGSIVITDRYIDSTIAYQAAGRNFDPKTILALSKWATQGLVPHLTIVLDIDPETAATRMGKRGENNYLDEENQQFHQRVRQTYLTRAHKEPDRYVVLDASVSEEDLTAEILTAIRTRLPRQMSGASAAPTSSATAGAVTGASTDTTETSTDPSTDAEVVDSHPSEDVDGVASKAAREFESSDSSASSSPADDEDLTPEPGVRFVPLTGERFIPESAGRRESEERNDGVETERVDLGADLRESEQEEPGSDHRSAHQSHKCPVRASEEARSASAEPEVDTKDEAETRDEPETDEEAATTVLPARGFTPSAPAPQTHGSGDSDDGDDDSDPTDVIETPSSEEAQTRVVKQVETPSQDVSSRDDEDAKTTVLPVRNARQMSRERLQAQAEIERQARERLRKQRERNHQRFNNPEGH, from the coding sequence ATGTTGACGACTACAGGACATCGACTTCCCGGAGCCCCTGGCCGGTTGGTTGCCGAGACCGCAGCCTGGGGCGCATTGATCGTACTCGTGGCGATCAGCTATGTCGTGGCGGGCACCAGCGGATTCTTTGCCACGATCGGCGGGCGAGCCTTCACCGCGATGGCCGACAGCTTGGCTGCGGGAGGCTTCGACAACCAGCTGGGAAGCCTGTCTCTCCTCATCGTCTTCGTCCTCGCCGGAGCCGGACTCTTCATCCCGCAGAAGATCTTGGCGAGCAAAGGGCCAGCCGTCCGCAAACTCGCCCTCAGCATCGCCGCTGTCGTCGAGGCTGGACTGCTCATCGTCCTCAGCCTTGCCCCGAGCGCCTGGCTGACCTGGGTCACCGCTCTGTTCCTCGGTGCCGTCGTCGGCCTGCTGATGAGCATCAACCCCTTCACAAATGAGAAGCCATGGCGTCGTGTCGGCATTCCTGCGGCACTTCTCGTCTTCGTCTCCTTCTCATTCCAGATCATCGGCGGCTCTGCCGCGGGCACACAGGCGCTGGGCTGGACGAGCCTCCTGGTGGGCATCGCCATGGCCGTCGGCGCGGTCATCATCTTCCTCACCCCCGAGCGAGCCCTCCACGCGGAATCGGCGACGACAGGCGCATTCCCTTCGACCAAGGCCCGCGTGGCCAGGCCGGCCGCGACCATCAAGATGCCGTGGGTGTGCATCGCCCTCTTCGCGGTGCTGGGAACCACATTCATCCTGGCGCAGCCCACCGCCGTCGCGCACAGCTTCGGCCAAGCCGGATTCGCCTTCATGCTCGCGTCATGCCTGGTCGGCTGGGCCATCGGCTTCGAAATGGGCCCCACCTTCGCACCGGGGATGTCGAGGCCGCGCGTGTCCGCGTTCGCACTGACAGTATCGGGCATCCTGCTGATCGCCACGGGCGCGATCAACGAGCTCTCCGGCAAGGTCGTCCTGGCGGCTGTCATCGCCTTCCTCGTCGGAATCGGTGTGCGCTCACAGCCCTACGACTTCTCTCGTCGCATCGGTGCTGTCGGCGGTGCGGTGGTCGCTCTCATCCTCAACGCCATCGACTTCGGCATCACCATCCCTGTCGGCTCCGCAATGGATTGGATGTTGACCCCCAGCGACGTTGCCTTCGCCATCATGGGACTGGCCGCTCTTGTCGCCGGAATCATCGGGCTCTTCATCTTCGACCCGCATGGTCTGCAGGGACTGTCCGTGGACATCGTGCACGGATTCCGTCCGCCCAGTTCCGCCGAGAACGGTGCGAACGACGGCATCGGAAACTCCGCGGAACGCCTCGGCGCCGGATTCTTCATCGCCATCGAAGGCGGTGACGGCTCGGGCAAGAGCACTCAGATCAAACGCGTCTCACAGATCCTCGCCGACGAAGGTCACAGCGTCGAAGCAACCCGTGAACCGGGCGGAACCGAGCTCGGACGACAGATCCGTTCGGTACTCTTCGACTCTGAACCGCCCAGCCCCCGGACCGAGGCTCTGCTCTTCGCCGCCGACCGTGCCCACCACGTGGCCTCCTTGGTGGACCCGAGCCTCGACAGCGGCAGCATCGTCATCACCGACCGGTACATCGATTCGACCATCGCCTACCAGGCCGCAGGCCGCAACTTCGACCCGAAGACCATTCTGGCGTTGAGCAAATGGGCGACTCAGGGGCTCGTCCCGCACCTGACCATCGTCCTCGACATCGATCCCGAGACCGCGGCGACGCGGATGGGCAAGCGCGGCGAGAACAACTACCTCGACGAGGAGAACCAGCAATTCCACCAGCGGGTCCGCCAGACCTACCTGACCCGTGCGCACAAAGAACCCGACCGCTACGTCGTCCTCGATGCCTCGGTGTCCGAGGAAGACCTGACCGCCGAGATCCTCACCGCCATCCGCACCCGGCTGCCACGGCAGATGAGCGGCGCGTCTGCCGCTCCGACAAGCTCCGCCACCGCAGGTGCCGTCACCGGTGCTTCGACTGATACCACCGAAACCTCGACCGATCCCTCGACCGACGCCGAGGTGGTCGACAGTCATCCGTCCGAAGACGTCGATGGTGTGGCGTCCAAGGCAGCCCGTGAGTTTGAGTCATCAGACTCGTCTGCGAGCTCTTCGCCTGCCGACGATGAGGATCTCACGCCGGAGCCCGGGGTCCGGTTCGTGCCGCTCACAGGCGAACGATTCATTCCGGAGTCGGCCGGTCGTCGGGAATCCGAGGAACGCAATGACGGAGTGGAGACGGAACGAGTCGATCTCGGTGCCGATCTCCGTGAGTCCGAACAGGAGGAACCGGGCTCAGATCATCGGTCAGCTCACCAGTCACACAAGTGTCCGGTCCGGGCGTCAGAAGAAGCCCGGTCTGCCAGCGCCGAGCCCGAAGTTGACACCAAAGACGAGGCTGAAACCAGAGACGAGCCCGAGACCGACGAGGAAGCCGCAACCACGGTTCTGCCGGCTCGCGGTTTCACTCCGAGCGCTCCTGCGCCACAGACCCACGGCAGCGGTGATTCGGACGACGGCGACGATGACAGTGACCCGACCGACGTGATCGAGACTCCGTCTTCCGAAGAAGCCCAGACTCGCGTCGTCAAGCAGGTCGAGACACCCAGCCAGGACGTTTCCAGCCGGGACGACGAGGATGCCAAGACAACGGTCCTGCCCGTGCGCAATGCTCGGCAGATGAGCCGAGAGCGACTGCAGGCTCAGGCTGAGATCGAACGTCAGGCACGGGAGCGGCTGCGCAAACAGAGAGAACGCAATCACCAGCGCTTCAACAACCCGGAAGGTCACTGA
- a CDS encoding lipoate--protein ligase family protein, whose translation MSAVATTGLGPIEELAFARVLLDSVKHGSRGATLRMYRPAPTLAFGARDRFLPGFPAAIEAAKDHGFTPALRSLGGRAAAYHRGSLVIDHIEPSDAFIKDTTARFSSFGQDYVEVLRSIGVDARLGEIPGEYCPGEHSVNVAGRIKAIGTAQRVVSGAWLFSSSVIVEDPDPIRSVLTDVEAALSIEWDPATGGSISEVHPEITINTVAEAFASYYAHAEPHTPGEPTAAEFAALPDKIGTHVL comes from the coding sequence ATGTCAGCAGTAGCGACGACCGGCTTGGGTCCGATCGAGGAACTTGCCTTTGCCAGGGTCCTCCTCGACTCGGTCAAGCATGGCAGCCGAGGAGCAACGCTGCGGATGTACCGGCCAGCACCGACGCTGGCCTTCGGGGCCAGGGATCGGTTCCTGCCTGGGTTCCCAGCAGCCATCGAAGCGGCGAAAGATCACGGCTTCACACCTGCTCTGCGCAGCCTCGGCGGGCGTGCTGCCGCCTATCATCGGGGATCGCTGGTCATCGACCACATCGAACCCAGTGATGCGTTCATCAAAGACACCACGGCCAGGTTCTCCTCTTTCGGTCAGGACTATGTCGAGGTTCTGCGTAGCATCGGAGTCGACGCCCGCCTCGGCGAGATTCCTGGGGAGTACTGCCCTGGTGAGCACAGTGTGAATGTGGCCGGTCGGATCAAGGCGATCGGCACCGCACAGCGAGTGGTCTCGGGCGCGTGGCTGTTCTCCTCATCCGTGATCGTCGAGGATCCCGATCCCATCCGTTCCGTCCTCACAGACGTCGAGGCGGCCCTGAGCATCGAGTGGGATCCGGCCACGGGTGGGTCGATCAGCGAGGTCCACCCCGAGATCACAATCAACACCGTCGCCGAGGCGTTCGCCTCCTACTATGCCCACGCCGAACCGCACACGCCCGGTGAGCCCACAGCCGCCGAATTCGCGGCCCTGCCTGACAAGATCGGCACCCACGTGCTGTGA
- a CDS encoding GNAT family N-acetyltransferase yields MTTFSLSVPQAAELPGIGAVLDSWQSDSGPLHLHTGDLGWYSLRGANATAQAMRVWRCGERIGAIGLLDGEDLLRLSIDPGLSDDDSLTLEIESDVISASRAVFGPGAAVVEARGAARLCDRLKARGWNQDEPWTALNRDLSLPVEDPGIRVEIAEPDDAEVWTAVHWSAFRGVPYTADDRQRFVERWNEMMSGPFSSQAQSLLGYDDSGLPVAVTTVWSAGPNRPGLIEPLAVDREQQGHGYGKAIAIAAARSLQRLGSSSAAVATPSANTAAVAAYSSAGYVPRAEVRDLRRDK; encoded by the coding sequence ATGACTACCTTTTCACTGTCCGTCCCCCAGGCCGCAGAGCTTCCGGGTATCGGTGCCGTGCTCGATTCGTGGCAGTCCGATTCAGGCCCCCTCCACCTCCACACCGGCGACCTGGGCTGGTATTCGCTTCGAGGTGCGAACGCAACTGCCCAGGCCATGCGGGTCTGGCGCTGCGGCGAGCGCATCGGCGCAATCGGTCTGCTGGATGGTGAGGATCTTCTGCGCCTTTCCATCGACCCCGGCCTCAGCGATGACGACTCCCTGACTCTAGAGATCGAATCCGACGTCATTTCGGCTAGCCGCGCCGTCTTCGGGCCGGGAGCGGCAGTAGTTGAGGCTAGGGGTGCAGCCCGACTCTGTGATCGTCTGAAGGCTCGCGGGTGGAATCAGGACGAGCCCTGGACCGCCCTGAACAGAGACCTGAGCCTGCCGGTGGAGGATCCCGGCATCCGGGTGGAGATCGCCGAGCCTGACGATGCGGAGGTCTGGACGGCTGTTCACTGGTCGGCATTCCGCGGCGTTCCCTACACTGCCGACGACAGACAGCGGTTCGTCGAGCGGTGGAACGAGATGATGTCTGGTCCTTTCTCCTCACAGGCACAGAGCCTGCTGGGCTATGACGATTCCGGGCTGCCGGTCGCAGTGACCACAGTGTGGTCCGCCGGACCAAACCGACCTGGGCTGATTGAGCCGCTGGCCGTCGACCGTGAACAGCAGGGTCACGGCTATGGAAAGGCGATCGCGATCGCAGCGGCGCGAAGCCTGCAGCGGCTGGGATCCTCGTCGGCAGCAGTTGCTACGCCAAGCGCGAATACAGCCGCTGTCGCTGCCTACTCATCCGCTGGCTATGTTCCCCGCGCCGAGGTGAGGGATCTTCGGCGAGACAAGTGA
- a CDS encoding M20/M25/M40 family metallo-hydrolase, with product MSDFKALIECESFSQDPESLARSAQLVSRIGTGLLGAAPHIIETDSHPHVLWRFGTGPRKVVLIGHHDTVWPTGTLSEFPYSVADGVVRGPGADDMKGGLLIALYAMARLREQRGDLDGVSILMTGDEELGSPGSRQIIEDEARGAKAALVFESGAPDGAVKIARKGVAIYSLEVTGLAAHAGVEPEKGINATIEVANQVVKIAALHDPSVGTSVVPTVMHSGSTTNTVPAKAVVGVDSRAASVAEQERIDSILSALSPTVAGAKVDVRGGINRAPLEEKMAMGLYARAQRLSAHLGHPPLRSVAVGGGSDGNFTAGVGTPTIDGLGTVGGGSHARTEHALQVWIPRRVELTTALVGELLNED from the coding sequence ATGAGCGATTTCAAGGCGCTCATCGAATGTGAGTCGTTCTCCCAGGACCCCGAATCACTGGCCCGCAGCGCTCAGCTGGTCTCCCGGATCGGCACTGGACTGCTGGGAGCAGCTCCGCACATCATTGAGACCGATTCGCACCCTCATGTGCTGTGGCGTTTCGGCACCGGGCCCCGGAAGGTCGTGCTCATCGGTCATCACGACACCGTATGGCCGACGGGCACCCTGAGCGAATTCCCGTATTCTGTCGCCGACGGTGTCGTGCGCGGTCCCGGAGCCGACGATATGAAGGGCGGTCTGCTCATCGCTCTCTATGCGATGGCGCGACTGCGCGAACAGCGCGGGGATCTCGATGGAGTCAGTATCCTCATGACCGGGGACGAAGAGCTCGGGTCGCCCGGATCTCGTCAGATCATTGAGGATGAGGCTCGAGGCGCCAAGGCCGCGTTGGTCTTCGAAAGCGGTGCACCTGACGGGGCTGTGAAGATCGCCCGCAAAGGCGTCGCCATCTACTCCCTCGAAGTCACCGGTTTGGCCGCCCATGCCGGGGTGGAGCCGGAGAAGGGCATCAACGCCACGATCGAAGTGGCCAACCAGGTCGTGAAGATCGCTGCACTGCATGACCCTTCGGTGGGAACCTCGGTCGTGCCGACGGTCATGCACAGTGGTTCAACGACGAACACCGTGCCGGCCAAGGCCGTCGTCGGCGTCGACTCCCGGGCCGCCTCGGTGGCAGAGCAGGAACGTATCGACTCGATCCTCAGCGCCCTCTCCCCCACCGTGGCCGGGGCTAAGGTCGATGTCAGAGGCGGGATCAACCGTGCCCCGCTGGAGGAGAAGATGGCGATGGGACTCTACGCCCGAGCTCAACGCCTCAGCGCTCACCTCGGGCACCCGCCGCTGCGGTCTGTGGCTGTCGGAGGCGGATCGGACGGCAACTTCACCGCCGGAGTCGGAACACCGACCATTGACGGTCTGGGCACAGTCGGCGGCGGTTCGCATGCCAGGACCGAACATGCCCTGCAGGTGTGGATCCCCCGCCGCGTCGAGCTCACCACCGCTCTGGTCGGAGAACTCCTGAACGAGGACTGA
- a CDS encoding DUF3841 domain-containing protein, with protein sequence MPETARNDRSCLRAFDDLPAVPWFIAPLMTAAASRRASRAATPRQELLTLSTFQTKEAYDALLDEGVLIGDPTRGWDEFQEAYAWLMRAMEERGVPGPAGGMVWLWPNPTQRRIRTHAKQAKGDVLLTACLPPDQVLISEFADWHLPLNRMLHVPRADGEDYGVWDERARRVEADFDSRLGKWKRLPLADWPLELRDEIENSWEAIFDSMTWQPDSTLQATAHQLHADDVIDAVRIR encoded by the coding sequence ATGCCAGAAACTGCTCGGAACGACCGGTCTTGTCTTCGCGCATTCGATGATCTGCCCGCCGTGCCGTGGTTCATCGCACCGTTGATGACTGCTGCTGCCTCGCGTCGTGCCTCGAGGGCTGCCACCCCACGGCAGGAGCTGCTGACGCTGAGCACCTTTCAGACGAAAGAAGCCTATGATGCCCTCTTGGATGAGGGAGTGCTCATCGGTGATCCCACTCGCGGCTGGGACGAATTCCAGGAGGCCTACGCGTGGTTGATGCGGGCCATGGAAGAACGCGGTGTGCCAGGACCCGCCGGCGGCATGGTGTGGCTGTGGCCGAATCCGACTCAAAGGCGAATCCGAACGCACGCCAAGCAGGCCAAGGGAGACGTGCTGCTGACTGCCTGCCTGCCGCCCGACCAGGTGCTCATCAGTGAGTTCGCGGACTGGCATCTGCCGCTCAATCGGATGCTGCACGTCCCTCGGGCAGATGGGGAGGACTATGGGGTCTGGGACGAGCGTGCGCGCCGGGTTGAGGCTGATTTCGACTCGCGGCTCGGGAAATGGAAGAGATTACCGTTAGCCGATTGGCCGCTTGAGCTCCGCGATGAAATAGAGAATTCGTGGGAGGCGATCTTCGATTCGATGACCTGGCAGCCGGATTCGACCCTGCAGGCCACTGCACATCAACTCCACGCAGACGACGTCATCGACGCTGTCAGGATCCGCTGA
- a CDS encoding GNAT family N-acetyltransferase, producing MNVREATKSDLPDILRLVHALAVYEKEPDAVEATEADFAAVMFPEDGHPNTYGLVAEVDGQIIGIAIWFYSFSTWTGRNGIWLEDLFVDPNHRGNGAGKALLGHLAQICQKRGLTRLEWCVLKWNEPSIGFYRSLGAKAQDEWETFRLDGEALDAFANQSSR from the coding sequence ATGAATGTGCGCGAAGCGACGAAGAGCGATCTGCCCGACATCCTCCGGCTGGTCCATGCCCTGGCCGTGTATGAGAAGGAACCCGATGCGGTCGAGGCCACCGAAGCCGATTTCGCTGCAGTGATGTTCCCGGAAGATGGGCATCCGAATACCTATGGCCTCGTCGCCGAGGTGGACGGACAGATCATCGGCATCGCGATCTGGTTCTACTCGTTCTCCACCTGGACCGGGAGGAACGGGATCTGGCTCGAGGACCTGTTCGTGGATCCCAATCACCGCGGAAACGGAGCGGGCAAGGCGCTGCTGGGGCACTTGGCCCAGATCTGTCAGAAGCGGGGTCTGACACGACTCGAGTGGTGCGTTCTCAAGTGGAACGAGCCCTCAATCGGGTTCTACCGTTCGCTGGGTGCGAAGGCTCAGGACGAATGGGAGACCTTCCGCCTCGATGGTGAGGCGCTTGACGCGTTTGCGAATCAGTCCAGCAGATAA
- a CDS encoding DNA polymerase III subunit delta' has product MSVFNELVGQDDVITQLKHALYSPGAMTHAWLFTGPPGSGRSNAARAFAAALISGGEEQGDVTARVLKGHHESLTIMSTQKSVIAIDEVRELVTRAQSAPVNSPWRVVIVEDADRMSERTANVLLKAIEEPPPATVWLLCAPSPIDVLTTIRSRCRPVRLRIPSRDAVAQLLIERDHVDPERAKWAAAVAQNHIGRAKYMALNDSADEERRQILAIPGKLTSVGATIRLAGRIVDEAAETAKSRVEERNASERSDLMATLGIESEKSIPPSARSQIRKLEEEQKRRSVRARNDELDRIFLELMSLYRDILMYQLGIREGWINAGEVDLISEQANRDGPDTTLLRIDAITEARRRLQTNMSPVLIVESAFVLLSNPWLLDDRTGAL; this is encoded by the coding sequence GTGAGCGTCTTCAACGAGCTCGTCGGGCAGGACGATGTCATCACCCAGCTCAAGCACGCCCTGTACTCACCGGGAGCGATGACCCACGCGTGGCTCTTCACCGGACCTCCCGGATCCGGGAGGTCCAACGCGGCTCGCGCGTTCGCCGCGGCTCTGATCTCTGGAGGCGAAGAGCAGGGGGACGTCACGGCGCGTGTTCTCAAAGGCCACCACGAATCACTGACGATCATGTCGACTCAGAAGTCGGTCATCGCCATCGACGAGGTGCGGGAACTGGTGACACGAGCACAGTCGGCCCCGGTCAATTCCCCCTGGCGAGTCGTCATCGTCGAAGACGCGGATCGGATGAGCGAGCGCACGGCCAACGTTCTGCTTAAGGCGATCGAAGAGCCGCCTCCGGCCACAGTGTGGCTGCTGTGCGCACCGAGTCCCATCGACGTGCTCACCACGATCCGTTCCCGGTGCCGCCCCGTGCGTCTGCGCATTCCCTCCCGGGACGCGGTGGCGCAGCTCCTCATCGAACGCGACCACGTCGACCCCGAGAGAGCGAAGTGGGCGGCAGCCGTGGCGCAGAACCACATCGGCCGGGCCAAGTACATGGCCCTCAACGACTCGGCCGATGAGGAACGCAGGCAGATTCTCGCGATCCCGGGCAAGCTGACCTCGGTCGGCGCGACGATCCGACTGGCCGGCCGCATCGTCGATGAAGCCGCGGAGACTGCGAAGTCTCGGGTCGAGGAACGCAATGCCTCGGAGCGCAGCGATCTCATGGCGACCTTGGGCATCGAATCGGAGAAGTCCATTCCGCCCTCGGCGAGGTCGCAGATCAGAAAGCTCGAAGAGGAGCAGAAGCGCCGGTCAGTCCGGGCCCGCAATGACGAGCTAGACCGGATCTTCCTTGAGCTGATGAGCCTCTATCGCGATATCCTCATGTACCAGTTGGGCATCCGCGAGGGGTGGATCAACGCCGGCGAAGTCGACCTCATCTCCGAGCAGGCCAACAGAGACGGACCCGATACGACTCTGCTGCGCATCGACGCCATCACCGAGGCGAGACGACGACTGCAGACGAACATGTCGCCCGTGCTCATCGTCGAATCGGCGTTCGTGCTGCTGTCGAACCCCTGGCTGCTCGACGACCGTACCGGCGCTCTCTGA